One Mesorhizobium sp. J428 DNA segment encodes these proteins:
- a CDS encoding SRPBCC family protein, with the protein MASVTISSVIDAPIEKVWARVRDFNGLPSWHPRMVESEIEDGKKATDIGCVRKFKVASGATIREKLIAFSDTDHLTTYSIIEHPAPISNHTATLKLERVTDGDRAFAVWTSTFDAPADKGDEIAKGMGDNVFQGGFNALKAHFSGQA; encoded by the coding sequence ATGGCATCGGTCACCATCTCCAGCGTCATCGACGCTCCCATCGAAAAGGTCTGGGCGCGCGTCCGCGACTTCAACGGGCTGCCCTCCTGGCATCCACGCATGGTCGAGAGCGAGATCGAGGACGGCAAGAAGGCGACCGACATCGGCTGCGTCCGCAAGTTCAAGGTGGCGTCGGGGGCGACCATCCGCGAAAAGCTCATCGCCTTCTCCGACACCGACCACCTGACCACCTATTCGATCATCGAGCACCCTGCCCCGATCTCGAACCACACGGCGACGCTGAAGCTGGAACGCGTGACGGACGGGGACCGTGCCTTCGCGGTCTGGACAAGTACGTTCGACGCGCCGGCCGACAAGGGCGACGAGATCGCCAAGGGGATGGGCGACAACGTCTTCCAGGGCGGCTTCAACGCGCTGAAGGCCCATTTCTCCGGGCAGGCCTGA
- a CDS encoding AraC family transcriptional regulator, translated as MATSIRLFKGAFGHVSVLNVESDFVTHAHPEAHIIVWIEGAAGRMTIGDGAVHLGAATAAAINPLEPHSHDLACEGRPGLFLAFYIDPAWARLRRGLSSGAPLFVEPTIPLEPWLHRAAASLLDQLCDDYGLDDLAPYEIERLIDSLFDAADEAHPRRLRGLAANAMLDHRIRKAIELMKGNVCERMSLDDVAREVGLSRPHFFALFKEQTSLTPNVYWNTLRMDEALRQLRSTQEPLISVACQLGFTTAGNFSRFFRDHAGVPPTLYREAARAGL; from the coding sequence ATGGCCACCTCGATCCGGCTCTTCAAGGGCGCGTTCGGGCATGTGTCTGTGCTGAACGTCGAAAGCGATTTCGTCACCCATGCGCATCCCGAAGCGCATATCATCGTCTGGATCGAGGGCGCTGCCGGGCGCATGACCATCGGCGACGGCGCGGTGCATCTGGGTGCGGCGACGGCGGCGGCGATCAACCCGCTCGAACCGCACAGCCACGACCTCGCCTGCGAGGGCCGACCCGGCCTGTTCCTCGCGTTCTACATCGACCCGGCCTGGGCGCGGCTGCGGCGGGGACTGTCGTCCGGCGCGCCGCTCTTTGTCGAGCCGACCATTCCGCTGGAGCCCTGGCTGCACCGCGCCGCCGCATCCCTGCTCGACCAGCTCTGCGACGACTACGGGCTGGACGACCTGGCGCCCTATGAGATCGAACGGCTGATCGACAGCCTGTTCGACGCCGCGGACGAGGCGCATCCGCGCCGGCTGCGCGGCCTGGCGGCGAACGCCATGCTCGACCACCGCATCCGAAAGGCGATCGAGCTGATGAAGGGCAATGTCTGCGAGCGGATGAGCCTGGACGACGTTGCGCGCGAGGTCGGCCTGTCGCGGCCGCATTTCTTCGCCCTGTTCAAGGAGCAGACCTCGCTGACCCCCAACGTCTACTGGAACACGCTGAGGATGGACGAGGCCTTGCGGCAGCTGCGCTCGACACAGGAGCCGCTGATCTCCGTCGCCTGCCAGCTCGGCTTCACCACGGCGGGAAACTTCTCGCGCTTCTTCCGCGACCATGCCGGCGTGCCGCCGACGCTATACCGCGAGGCGGCGCGGGCCGGCCTCTGA
- a CDS encoding NADH:flavin oxidoreductase/NADH oxidase has translation MSALFSQGRLGGLDLDNRIVVSPMCQYSGERGVAQPWHLIHIGNLMMSGAGLVIMEATSVEAAGLGTHGCLGLYTDEQEQALGSLVAQARNLSSARLGIQLTHTGRKAATRTIPERWRGEPLPPEEGAWKPVAPSPIAYDAGWQEPEELTDEGIRSIIEAFADAAVRADRAGFDLVEIHGAHGYLIHSFLSPITNRRTDGWGGSTDRRNRFAIEIVRAVRAVWPRSKALGFRMNSTDWTPEGSTLDDAVDLAKALEAQGLDYVVMSSGNIRPGIAIPPATPGHQVPFATAIKRRTGLAAMAVGMIAKPEQAEAIIASDEADFVALARPMLDNPRWGLHAAAALGADIRYPPQYIRARPNNWLGFGFVHPDAKPPATTLQLDRPKSVSSWDRPAAPEKPSTAA, from the coding sequence GTGAGCGCGCTGTTTTCCCAAGGCAGACTGGGCGGCCTCGACCTCGACAACCGCATCGTCGTCTCGCCGATGTGCCAATACAGCGGCGAGCGCGGCGTCGCGCAGCCCTGGCACCTGATCCACATCGGCAACCTGATGATGTCGGGCGCGGGACTCGTGATCATGGAGGCCACCTCCGTCGAGGCAGCCGGCCTCGGGACCCATGGCTGCCTCGGCCTCTACACCGACGAGCAGGAGCAAGCGCTCGGATCTCTCGTCGCGCAGGCGCGCAACCTCTCCTCCGCCAGGCTCGGCATCCAGTTGACCCACACCGGCCGCAAGGCCGCGACGCGCACAATCCCCGAGCGCTGGCGCGGCGAACCATTGCCGCCGGAGGAAGGCGCGTGGAAGCCGGTAGCCCCCTCCCCCATCGCCTATGACGCCGGCTGGCAGGAGCCGGAAGAACTGACCGACGAAGGCATCCGGAGCATCATCGAGGCCTTCGCGGATGCGGCCGTGCGGGCCGATCGCGCGGGGTTCGACCTGGTCGAGATCCACGGCGCGCACGGCTATCTGATCCACTCCTTCCTGTCGCCAATCACCAATCGGCGTACCGACGGCTGGGGCGGGTCGACGGACAGGCGCAACCGCTTCGCGATCGAGATCGTGCGTGCGGTGCGCGCCGTCTGGCCACGCAGCAAGGCGCTGGGCTTCCGGATGAACAGCACCGACTGGACCCCGGAAGGCTCGACGCTGGACGACGCGGTCGACCTGGCGAAGGCGCTGGAAGCGCAAGGGCTGGACTATGTCGTGATGTCGTCTGGCAACATCAGGCCCGGCATCGCGATCCCGCCGGCGACGCCGGGTCACCAGGTTCCGTTCGCAACCGCGATCAAGAGGAGAACCGGGCTTGCGGCGATGGCGGTGGGAATGATCGCCAAGCCCGAACAGGCCGAGGCGATCATCGCTTCCGACGAGGCCGACTTCGTGGCGCTTGCGCGGCCGATGCTCGACAATCCGCGCTGGGGTCTGCATGCGGCGGCGGCACTTGGGGCCGACATCCGTTACCCGCCGCAATATATCCGCGCCCGGCCGAACAACTGGCTGGGCTTCGGCTTCGTCCATCCCGACGCCAAGCCGCCGGCGACGACGCTGCAGCTCGACCGGCCAAAGAGCGTGTCGTCGTGGGACAGGCCGGCGGCGCCGGAAAAGCCTTCCACGGCCGCTTGA
- a CDS encoding long-chain-fatty-acid--CoA ligase: protein MFGLMQDQPLLISSLIEHAARFHPHSEIVSRTCEGPTARLTYSSLRARAAKLANALLRMGIKPGDRVASLAWNTHRHMELYFAVSGIGAVLNTVNPRLFPEQIDYIVNHAENRVLFFDITFAGLVSELKPKFSTVERFVALTDTDHLPKEVDGVVAYEDLLDVESDAISWPVFDERQASALCYTSGTTGNPKGVLYSHRSTILHSFMVCTTDGFKLGRADSVLLVVPLFHVNAWGIPYASAMCGAKLVLPGPKLDGKSLFELAVKEECTFSLGVPTVWLGFFKHIDDTPGLDVSKLKLERVVVGGSAAPRAIIERFRRDHGVFVLHAWGMSETSPVATIGNLLPAHENLPVDNQIDIQAKQGRPVYGIDIKITGEDGSDLPMDGSVSGDLKVRGPWVTKGYFKGEGGNVLDAEGWFATGDVAKIDAEGYVQLTDRSKDVIKSGGEWISSIDLENAAVGHPAVQEAAVIGLPHPKWQERPLLIVVRKPGVEASREELLDFLSTRVAKWWLPDDVAFVDELPHTATGKLLKTKLRDQFRNHALPA from the coding sequence ATGTTTGGCCTGATGCAGGACCAGCCGCTGCTGATCTCGTCGCTCATCGAACATGCGGCGCGATTCCATCCCCATTCCGAGATCGTCAGCCGCACCTGCGAAGGCCCGACGGCGCGCCTGACCTATTCCAGCCTGCGTGCCCGCGCTGCGAAACTCGCCAACGCGCTGCTGCGCATGGGCATCAAGCCGGGCGACCGCGTCGCCTCGCTCGCCTGGAACACGCACCGGCATATGGAGCTCTATTTCGCCGTCTCCGGCATCGGCGCCGTGCTGAACACGGTCAATCCGCGTCTTTTCCCCGAGCAGATCGACTACATCGTCAATCATGCCGAGAACCGCGTCCTGTTCTTCGACATCACCTTCGCCGGCCTCGTCTCGGAGCTGAAGCCGAAGTTCTCGACCGTCGAGCGCTTCGTGGCGCTGACCGATACCGACCACCTCCCGAAGGAGGTCGACGGCGTGGTCGCCTACGAGGACCTGCTGGACGTCGAAAGCGACGCCATCTCCTGGCCGGTCTTCGACGAGCGCCAGGCGTCCGCGCTCTGCTACACCTCGGGCACCACGGGCAACCCGAAGGGTGTGCTCTATTCGCACCGCTCCACCATCCTGCATTCCTTCATGGTCTGCACGACGGACGGCTTCAAGCTCGGCCGCGCCGACAGCGTGCTGCTCGTCGTGCCGCTGTTCCATGTCAACGCCTGGGGCATCCCCTATGCCTCCGCCATGTGCGGCGCGAAGCTCGTGCTGCCCGGGCCGAAGCTCGACGGCAAGAGCCTGTTCGAACTCGCGGTGAAGGAGGAATGCACCTTCTCGCTCGGCGTCCCGACCGTCTGGCTCGGCTTCTTCAAGCATATCGACGACACGCCGGGCCTTGACGTGTCGAAGCTCAAGCTCGAGCGCGTGGTGGTGGGCGGCTCCGCTGCCCCGCGTGCGATCATCGAGCGTTTCCGCCGCGACCACGGCGTCTTCGTCCTGCATGCCTGGGGCATGAGCGAGACGAGCCCGGTCGCGACGATCGGAAACCTGCTGCCGGCGCACGAGAACCTGCCGGTGGACAACCAGATCGACATCCAGGCCAAGCAGGGCAGGCCGGTCTACGGCATCGACATCAAGATCACCGGCGAGGACGGTTCCGACCTGCCGATGGACGGCTCTGTCTCTGGCGATCTCAAGGTGCGCGGCCCCTGGGTTACCAAGGGCTACTTCAAGGGCGAGGGCGGCAATGTCCTCGACGCCGAAGGTTGGTTCGCCACCGGCGACGTCGCCAAGATCGATGCCGAGGGCTACGTTCAGCTCACCGACCGTTCCAAGGACGTGATCAAGTCCGGCGGCGAGTGGATTTCCTCGATCGACCTTGAGAACGCGGCGGTAGGCCATCCCGCGGTGCAGGAGGCCGCGGTGATCGGCCTGCCGCATCCGAAGTGGCAGGAACGCCCGCTTCTCATCGTCGTCCGCAAGCCCGGCGTTGAGGCCTCGCGCGAAGAGCTGCTCGACTTCCTGTCCACCCGCGTCGCCAAATGGTGGCTGCCCGACGACGTCGCCTTCGTCGACGAGCTGCCCCACACCGCGACCGGCAAGCTCCTCAAGACGAAGCTGCGCGACCAGTTCAGGAATCACGCGCTGCCCGCCTGA
- a CDS encoding acyl-CoA dehydrogenase family protein, which yields MPQTVFDDPDGTLAMLRDSVATLASRQPGAASLRAKRARSGDVDRDLWNSMAEAGWTGLLLPEDLGGAGLGLAEQAVLSESLGRALISEPVGAGAVFASTLLRDAPASAERDRLAAGLVSGELFVSPAWQDPSQHVHGAPLKAAVDADGVVLTGDRHFVDGASSATDFLVVVDAGSEALVVSVPANASGLSASEKAGVDGAAIGRLHFERCRVAASRVIGRGPSVAALVEAAVTNARIAIAAELAGIASKAIEMTIAYTKDRIQFGKPIASFQAVQHRMVEMWSDAEFACASVVNAVVRQSEDDAKEAAMAVLAAKARCGDAATSICRRAVHLHGAMGFTDEHDIGLYLKRAIALSATLGQPEAMRLEFVEVERAA from the coding sequence ATGCCGCAGACAGTTTTCGACGATCCCGATGGCACGCTTGCGATGCTGCGCGACAGCGTGGCGACGCTGGCGTCGCGTCAGCCGGGAGCAGCATCCCTGCGCGCCAAGCGTGCCAGGTCGGGCGATGTCGACCGCGATCTCTGGAACTCCATGGCTGAAGCCGGCTGGACCGGCCTGCTGCTGCCCGAGGATCTCGGCGGTGCGGGTCTCGGCCTCGCCGAACAGGCCGTGCTCTCGGAGTCCCTGGGCCGGGCGCTGATTTCCGAGCCGGTCGGCGCGGGCGCGGTCTTCGCCTCCACCCTTCTGCGCGACGCGCCGGCTTCCGCCGAGCGCGACCGTCTCGCGGCCGGTCTTGTCTCCGGCGAGCTCTTCGTCTCTCCGGCCTGGCAGGACCCGTCGCAGCATGTGCATGGCGCGCCGCTCAAGGCGGCCGTGGACGCCGATGGCGTCGTGCTCACCGGCGATCGCCACTTCGTCGACGGCGCGAGCTCTGCGACTGATTTTCTGGTCGTGGTGGATGCCGGCAGCGAGGCGCTTGTGGTGTCCGTGCCTGCGAATGCATCAGGCCTCTCGGCGTCGGAGAAGGCAGGCGTCGACGGCGCAGCCATCGGCCGCTTGCACTTCGAGCGCTGCCGCGTCGCGGCAAGTCGCGTGATCGGCCGTGGCCCGAGTGTTGCTGCGCTCGTGGAAGCCGCCGTGACCAATGCGCGGATCGCCATCGCGGCGGAGCTCGCGGGCATCGCCAGCAAGGCCATCGAGATGACGATCGCCTACACCAAGGACCGCATCCAGTTCGGCAAGCCGATCGCGAGCTTCCAGGCGGTGCAGCACCGCATGGTCGAGATGTGGAGCGATGCGGAATTCGCCTGCGCCTCGGTCGTCAACGCGGTCGTGCGCCAGTCGGAAGACGATGCGAAAGAAGCGGCCATGGCCGTGCTCGCGGCAAAGGCGCGCTGCGGCGACGCGGCGACCTCGATCTGCCGCCGCGCGGTGCACCTGCACGGCGCCATGGGCTTCACCGATGAGCACGACATCGGCCTCTACCTGAAGCGCGCCATCGCGCTCAGCGCGACGCTCGGTCAGCCCGAGGCGATGCGCCTGGAATTCGTCGAAGTAGAACGCGCGGCCTGA
- a CDS encoding enoyl-CoA hydratase/isomerase family protein yields MRNNLIKVDIADHIALVKMDSPPVNAYSRDFSEEMIETFDELNDTPEVRCIVITGREKIFSAGADIKNRQAIGDIKGETYRHMRRAREVSNSIMEQNRPVIAAVNGPALGAGMGPVIAADIIVASENAVFGLPEIDIGLMGGVSHITTIFPKSLARRMVLTGYRVPAAEAYRRGIIEACVPLEDLMEEAMKLARNIASKSPKALSLAKRAINTVGSMPLREGYRFEQNLTNEMTRHEDSKEAMRAFIEKRPAVFKDTI; encoded by the coding sequence ATGCGTAACAATCTGATCAAGGTCGACATCGCCGACCACATCGCGCTCGTGAAGATGGACAGCCCTCCGGTCAACGCCTACTCGCGTGACTTCTCCGAGGAGATGATCGAGACCTTCGACGAGCTGAACGATACGCCCGAAGTGCGCTGCATCGTCATCACCGGCCGCGAGAAGATCTTCTCCGCCGGCGCCGACATCAAGAACCGCCAGGCCATCGGCGACATCAAGGGCGAGACCTACCGTCATATGCGCCGCGCCCGCGAGGTTTCCAACTCGATCATGGAACAGAACCGGCCGGTCATCGCCGCCGTCAACGGTCCCGCGCTCGGTGCCGGCATGGGCCCGGTCATCGCCGCCGACATCATCGTGGCGTCCGAGAACGCCGTGTTCGGCCTGCCGGAGATCGACATCGGCCTGATGGGCGGCGTCAGCCACATCACCACCATCTTCCCGAAGTCGCTTGCCCGCCGCATGGTGCTCACCGGCTACCGCGTGCCGGCCGCCGAGGCTTACCGCCGCGGCATCATCGAGGCCTGCGTGCCGCTCGAGGACCTGATGGAAGAGGCGATGAAGCTCGCCCGCAACATCGCCTCCAAGAGCCCGAAGGCGCTGTCGCTCGCCAAGCGCGCCATCAACACGGTCGGCTCTATGCCGCTGCGCGAGGGCTATCGGTTCGAGCAGAACCTCACCAACGAGATGACCCGTCACGAGGACTCCAAGGAGGCCATGCGCGCCTTCATCGAGAAGCGCCCGGCGGTGTTCAAGGACACGATCTGA
- a CDS encoding acyl-CoA dehydrogenase family protein — protein MATDWNAMSDDDFRAAFRDLVERRLPPELRFMRKQRPLFDEVAVWYHALNEEGWLSPVWPVEYGGMGLNPAKHMIYVEEWGRLGCPRIPDHGLGLIGPLLLAFGTEEQKNYYLPKILSGEHVWCQGYSEPNSGSDLASLRTAAVRDGDHFVVNGQKIWTTLAHCANWIFALVRTSRDEKVRQKGITVLLIDMTTPGVKVRPIANLRGETDFCEVFFDNVRVPVGNLVGEVDQGWNVAKSVLGHERIFLGAPTRPEIAMERLDKLARARGAFEDPAFRSRYAKHRLDLYDLGSAFERFAKVLREGGELGADVSLLKIFTTELYQRITEEMLLLAGEDARYFDDIEAGNDEVDAMNLFLDSRAPAIFGGSNEIQKNILAKAVLGLPS, from the coding sequence ATGGCGACCGACTGGAATGCGATGTCGGACGACGACTTCCGGGCCGCTTTCCGCGACCTGGTCGAGCGTCGTCTTCCTCCCGAACTGCGCTTCATGCGCAAGCAGCGGCCTCTCTTCGACGAGGTTGCCGTCTGGTACCATGCGCTGAACGAAGAAGGCTGGCTGTCGCCGGTCTGGCCGGTCGAATATGGCGGCATGGGGCTGAATCCGGCCAAGCACATGATCTATGTCGAGGAGTGGGGGCGCCTCGGCTGCCCGCGCATCCCCGACCATGGTCTCGGCCTGATCGGCCCGCTGCTGCTCGCCTTCGGCACGGAAGAGCAGAAGAACTACTATCTGCCCAAGATCCTGTCCGGCGAGCACGTCTGGTGCCAGGGCTACTCGGAGCCGAATTCCGGTTCGGACCTCGCGAGCCTGCGCACCGCGGCCGTGCGCGACGGCGACCACTTCGTCGTCAACGGCCAGAAGATCTGGACCACGCTGGCGCATTGCGCCAACTGGATCTTTGCGCTGGTGCGCACCTCGCGTGACGAGAAGGTGCGTCAGAAGGGCATCACCGTCCTTCTGATCGACATGACGACGCCAGGCGTGAAGGTCCGCCCGATCGCCAATCTGCGCGGCGAGACGGACTTCTGCGAAGTCTTCTTCGACAATGTCCGCGTTCCGGTCGGGAACTTGGTCGGCGAAGTGGACCAGGGCTGGAACGTTGCGAAGTCGGTGCTCGGCCACGAGCGCATCTTCCTCGGCGCGCCGACGCGTCCCGAGATCGCGATGGAGCGGCTGGACAAGCTCGCCCGCGCCCGCGGCGCTTTCGAGGATCCGGCCTTCCGCTCCCGCTATGCGAAGCACCGGCTGGACCTGTATGATCTCGGTTCCGCCTTCGAGCGTTTCGCCAAGGTGCTGCGCGAGGGGGGAGAGCTTGGCGCGGACGTGTCCCTGCTCAAGATCTTCACGACCGAGCTCTATCAGCGGATCACGGAGGAGATGTTGTTGCTGGCCGGCGAGGATGCCCGCTATTTCGACGACATCGAAGCCGGAAACGACGAGGTCGATGCGATGAACCTGTTCCTGGATTCGCGTGCGCCGGCCATCTTCGGCGGCTCCAACGAGATCCAGAAGAACATCCTTGCCAAGGCTGTGCTCGGCCTGCCGAGCTAG
- a CDS encoding ABC transporter ATP-binding protein, with product MANSSAVLSRTETAQDADNVLVAEGLTKVFAGFAAVKDVNLAVRRGSIHALIGPNGAGKTTCFNLLTKTLAPTSGKIVFDGEDISSLRTSQVARRGLVRSFQISATFPNLTARENVRVALQSSYGTAYQFWRSLRAVAPLNRRADELLDQVGLANSRETPAAELSYGKKRALEIATTLALEPRVMLLDEPTAGMGHEDIEPITDLIKRAAVGRTVLLVEHNLSVVSTLCDKITVLQHGQVLAEGNYAEVSNNPAVVTAYMGGVDE from the coding sequence ATGGCGAATAGCTCTGCGGTCCTGTCGCGGACCGAGACTGCGCAGGACGCGGACAACGTGCTGGTCGCCGAAGGGCTGACCAAGGTCTTTGCCGGCTTCGCTGCCGTGAAGGACGTGAACCTCGCCGTTCGGCGGGGCTCGATTCATGCGCTGATCGGACCGAACGGCGCTGGCAAGACGACCTGCTTCAACCTCCTGACCAAGACGCTCGCGCCGACCAGCGGCAAGATCGTCTTCGACGGCGAGGACATCTCCTCGCTGCGCACGTCCCAGGTCGCACGCCGCGGCCTCGTGCGCTCGTTTCAGATTTCGGCCACCTTCCCGAACCTCACCGCCCGCGAGAACGTTCGCGTGGCGCTGCAGTCGTCCTACGGCACGGCGTATCAGTTCTGGCGCTCGCTGCGGGCGGTCGCGCCGCTGAACAGGCGCGCCGACGAACTGCTCGATCAGGTGGGGCTGGCCAACAGCCGCGAGACACCCGCCGCCGAGCTTTCCTACGGCAAGAAGCGCGCGCTGGAGATCGCCACCACGCTGGCGCTCGAGCCGCGCGTCATGCTGCTGGACGAGCCGACCGCCGGCATGGGTCACGAGGACATCGAACCCATCACCGACCTGATCAAGCGCGCCGCCGTCGGGCGCACGGTGCTTCTGGTCGAGCACAATCTCTCGGTCGTTTCGACGCTCTGCGACAAGATCACCGTGCTGCAGCACGGCCAGGTGCTCGCCGAAGGCAACTACGCCGAGGTTTCGAACAATCCCGCGGTCGTCACCGCCTATATGGGAGGCGTCGATGAGTAG
- a CDS encoding ABC transporter ATP-binding protein → MSSVAVEKASPAASSAPMLKIDNLSAWYAESKVLHGMTFDVREGELLTLIGRNGAGKTTTLRSIMGIVQKRTGSINFNGTELVGKRTFQIARLGIGYCPEERAIFSSLSVRENLFLPPVLREGGITDDQLYATFPNLKARANSQGTKLSGGEQQMLAIARILRTGSRLLLLDEPSEGLAPVVVKEIGETIQRLKSQGFTIVLVEQNLRFARLVADRHVVVENGRVADILTNAELEADMGRVKSYLGV, encoded by the coding sequence ATGAGTAGCGTTGCCGTCGAGAAGGCATCGCCGGCCGCGAGCAGCGCGCCGATGCTGAAGATCGACAATCTGAGCGCCTGGTACGCGGAATCGAAGGTCCTGCACGGCATGACGTTCGACGTGCGCGAAGGCGAGCTCCTCACCCTCATCGGGCGCAACGGCGCGGGCAAGACGACGACGTTGCGCTCGATCATGGGCATCGTCCAGAAGCGCACCGGCTCGATCAATTTCAACGGCACCGAGCTGGTCGGCAAGCGCACATTCCAGATCGCGCGGCTCGGCATCGGCTACTGCCCCGAGGAGCGCGCGATCTTCTCGTCGCTGTCGGTGCGGGAGAACCTGTTCCTGCCGCCGGTGCTGCGCGAAGGCGGCATCACCGACGATCAGCTCTACGCGACTTTTCCGAACCTCAAGGCTCGCGCCAACAGCCAGGGAACGAAACTCTCCGGTGGCGAACAGCAGATGCTGGCGATTGCCCGCATCCTGCGCACCGGCTCGCGCCTGCTCCTGCTCGACGAGCCGAGCGAAGGGCTTGCGCCGGTCGTCGTCAAGGAGATCGGCGAAACCATCCAGCGGCTGAAGTCGCAGGGGTTCACGATCGTGCTGGTCGAGCAGAACCTGCGCTTCGCGCGCCTGGTCGCCGACCGGCACGTGGTCGTCGAGAACGGGAGGGTGGCCGACATCCTGACCAATGCCGAGCTCGAGGCCGACATGGGCCGCGTAAAATCCTATCTGGGGGTGTGA
- a CDS encoding branched-chain amino acid ABC transporter permease, with the protein MSDVRRHRCTQLLFGQILLGLINGSFYAMLSMGLAIIFGLMSVVNFTHGAQYMLGAFVAWLLLNFLGVNYWGALILAPIVVAVTGMVMERLLLRPLQGLDHLYGLLATYAVALIVEGLVRYKYGSTGLPHENPIPGGMNLGFMFLPYYRLWVVVFSLVTCLGTWYLIEYTKLGAYLRAANEKPQIVETFGINVPKMMTLTYGFGVGLAGLSGVLAAPIYQVSPSMGSSLMIVVFAVVVIGGMGSIAGAAVTGYMLGVVEGLTKVFYPEAASVVIFLFMIVSLYLRPAGLFASKESV; encoded by the coding sequence GTGAGCGATGTTCGAAGGCATCGATGCACCCAACTGCTCTTCGGGCAGATCCTGCTCGGCCTCATCAACGGCTCATTCTACGCGATGCTGTCGATGGGCCTCGCCATCATCTTCGGCCTGATGAGCGTCGTGAATTTCACGCACGGCGCCCAGTACATGCTCGGCGCTTTCGTCGCCTGGCTCCTGCTGAACTTCCTAGGGGTGAACTACTGGGGCGCCCTCATCCTTGCACCGATCGTCGTCGCCGTGACCGGCATGGTGATGGAACGGCTGCTGCTGCGGCCGCTCCAGGGGCTTGACCATCTCTACGGGCTCCTCGCCACCTACGCCGTGGCGCTGATCGTCGAGGGCCTCGTGCGCTACAAATACGGTTCGACCGGCCTGCCGCACGAGAACCCGATCCCCGGCGGCATGAATCTGGGTTTCATGTTCCTCCCCTATTACCGCCTGTGGGTGGTGGTCTTCTCGCTCGTGACCTGCCTGGGCACCTGGTATCTCATCGAATACACCAAGCTCGGCGCCTACCTGCGCGCCGCCAACGAGAAGCCGCAGATCGTCGAAACCTTCGGCATCAACGTGCCGAAGATGATGACGCTCACCTATGGCTTCGGCGTCGGCCTCGCCGGCCTGTCGGGCGTGCTGGCCGCGCCCATCTACCAGGTCTCGCCGTCGATGGGCTCCAGCCTCATGATCGTGGTCTTCGCCGTGGTCGTCATCGGCGGCATGGGCTCGATCGCGGGAGCGGCCGTCACCGGCTACATGCTCGGCGTCGTCGAGGGGCTCACCAAGGTGTTCTACCCCGAGGCTGCCAGCGTCGTGATCTTCCTGTTCATGATCGTCTCGCTCTATCTGCGCCCGGCCGGCCTGTTCGCCAGCAAGGAGTCCGTCTGA
- a CDS encoding branched-chain amino acid ABC transporter permease produces MPRLLILAVVAVLAILAPFYFYSVTLMTVMCFIIFACSFNLLLGYTGLLCFGHAMFFGGAAYVTGLILKTTPISTELAILAGGGAAGLLGLVIGYLTMRRQGIQFAMITLAFSQFIYFIFLQAPFTGGEDGMQAIPRNDLFGFVDISSNMTFYYVVLAITALCVFIYYRVVHSPYGEVLKAVRDNQPRVESLGFDPEKIKLLAFVISAAMAGVAGGMKATVYQFATLTDASWPVSGEVILMTLLGGLGTLIGPVFGAAGIILLNDYLAGFGEWALVSQGVILLIVIVFFRRGFVGELTALAKYLRRRSAPSDAKAKQVEVKPAH; encoded by the coding sequence ATGCCTCGCCTGCTCATCCTTGCCGTGGTTGCGGTGCTGGCGATCCTGGCGCCCTTCTACTTCTACTCCGTCACGCTGATGACGGTGATGTGCTTCATCATCTTCGCGTGCTCGTTCAACCTCCTACTCGGCTATACCGGGCTGCTCTGCTTCGGCCACGCCATGTTCTTCGGCGGCGCGGCCTATGTCACCGGACTGATCCTCAAGACCACGCCGATCTCGACCGAACTCGCCATCCTGGCGGGCGGCGGGGCGGCGGGGCTTCTCGGCCTCGTCATCGGCTATCTCACGATGCGCCGCCAGGGCATCCAGTTTGCGATGATCACGCTCGCCTTCTCTCAGTTCATCTACTTCATCTTCCTCCAGGCGCCGTTCACCGGCGGCGAGGATGGCATGCAGGCGATCCCGCGCAACGACCTGTTCGGCTTCGTCGACATCAGCTCGAACATGACGTTCTACTATGTCGTGCTGGCCATCACCGCGCTGTGCGTCTTCATCTACTACCGCGTCGTCCACTCACCCTATGGCGAGGTATTGAAGGCCGTGCGCGACAACCAGCCCCGCGTCGAGTCGCTCGGTTTCGATCCCGAGAAGATTAAGCTCTTGGCTTTCGTCATCTCCGCCGCGATGGCGGGCGTGGCCGGCGGCATGAAGGCGACCGTCTACCAGTTCGCCACGCTCACCGATGCGTCCTGGCCTGTGTCGGGCGAGGTCATCCTGATGACGCTGCTCGGCGGCCTCGGCACGCTGATCGGCCCGGTCTTCGGCGCCGCCGGCATCATCCTGCTCAACGACTATCTCGCCGGTTTCGGCGAATGGGCGCTGGTTTCGCAGGGCGTCATCCTGCTGATCGTCATCGTCTTCTTCCGCCGCGGCTTTGTCGGCGAACTGACCGCGCTCGCGAAATATCTGCGCCGCCGCTCTGCGCCGTCGGATGCCAAGGCCAAGCAGGTCGAGGTGAAGCCCGCGCACTGA